The Pseudonocardia sp. HH130630-07 DNA window AGCGCGCCGCCGAAGCCGGCGTAGGCGCCGGAGTCGCCGACGACCCGGGCCCGCAGACCGGTCATCCGGCCGTCGGCGGTGAGGCCGAGCTCGTAGTAGCCGACCTGGCCGCGGCCGTGCGGCATCGAGACCAGGTTCTCCGAACGGGTCTCGACCCAGGTCAGCGGACGGCCCAGGGCCCGCGCCGCACCGGTGACGGCGGTGTGCTCGGCGAGCACACCGGCCTTGGCCCCGAACCCGCCGCCCACGTGCGGCGCGATCACCCGGACGCGCTCCGGGTCGAGCTCGAACAGGCCGGCGAGCTGGGCGCGGAAGCCGTGCGGCATCTGGGTGGACACGTGCACGGTGAGATCGAAGTCGCCGTCCGCCGGGTCCGGCGCGGGATCGACGACGACGGCGTTGCCCTCCAGCGGCACCGCGGCCACCCGCTGGTTCACCATCCGGGCCCGGGCGACGACCTCGGCGCCGGCCAGCGGGTCCGGCTCCGGGCCGCGCTGGCCGGCGGCGAGGTTGCTGCCGTACTCCGGGAACTGCAGCTCGGCCCCCTCGGCGAGGGCCGCCTCCGGGTCCACGACGGCGGGCAGCGGCTCGTAGTCGACCTCGACCAGCTCCGCTGCGTCCACGGCCAGCGCCCGGGTCTCGGCGACCACGAGTGCGACGGCCTCGCCGACGAACCGGACCCGGTCGGTCGCCAGCGGCGGGCGCGGCAGCTCCGGGTTGAGCACCATCAGCCCGTGGTGGGCGGGGAGACCGAGGTCGGCGGCGGTGTAGACGGCGAGCACGCCGGGCGCGGCCGCGGCCTCCCCGGTGTCGATACCAGTGACGAGCGCGTGGGCCAGCGGCGAGCGGACGAACGCCACGTGCGCCAGACCCTCCCGCCGCAGGTTCCCGACGTAGGTGCTCGCACCGGTGATGAGGTCGGCGTCCTCGACGCGGCGGACGGAGGTTCCCAGGATCGAGCCAGGCATGCCACGCACGCTATCGCCGCCCGGACGCCGGTGGCGACCGGAACCGGAGGGCCGTCCGGTTGAATCGCCGAGCGGCGGCGGTCACACATCGGCTGCGTCTCGACCGGCGGTCACCCCCCGACCCCGCCCGGTAGCGTCTGCGACCATGCCCGAGTTCCACCACACCGACGTGCTCCCGCTCGGTCCGGACGACACCGAGTACCGCGAGCTCGACCTCCCGCCCGGCCAGGTGATCGACGCCGCCGGCCGCACCTTCCTGCAGGTACCGCCGGAGACGATCACCGGCCTGGTCCGCGCCGCGGTCACCGACATCCAGCACCTGCTGCGCCCCTCGCACCTCAAGCAGCTGCGCGCGATCGTCGACGACCCGGAGGCGTCCGGCAACGACCGGTTCGTCGCCACCGACCTGCTGCGCAACGCCTGCGTCTCGGCCGGCGGCGTGCTGCCGATGTGCCAGGACACCGGCACCGCGATCGTCGTCGGCAAGAAGACCGAGACAGTGCTGACCGGCGGCGACGACGAGGCCGCCGTGTCCCGCGGGATCTTCGACGCCTACCAGGAGCTCAACCTGCGCTACTCGCAGATGGCGCCGCTCTCGTTCTGGGACGAGAAGAACACCGGCACCAACCTGCCGGCGCAGGTCGAGCTGTACGCCAAGCCCGGCCGGGACCCGTACTACGAGTTCCTGGTCATGGCCAAGGGCGGCGGCTCGGCCAACAAGACCTTCCTCTACCAGGAGACGAAGGCGCTGCTGAACCCGAAGCGGCTCGCCGCGTTCCTGGACGAGAAGCTGCGCTCGCTGGGGACCGCGGCCTGCCCGCCCTACCACCTCGCGATCGTCGTCGGCGGGATGTCGGCCGAGTACAACCTCAAGGTCGCGAAGCTCGCCTCGGCGCGCTACCTCGACGGGCTCCCCACCGAAGGCTCGCCGCTCGGGCACGCGATCCGCGACACCGACCTGGAGCAGCAGGTGCTGGAGCTGACCCGGAACTTCGGGATCGGCGCCCAGTTCGGCGGCAAGTACTTCTGCCACGACGTCCGGGTGATCCGGCTGCCGCGGCACGGCGCCTCGCTGCCGGTCGGCGTCGCCGTCTCGTGCTCGGCGGACCGCCAGGCCAAGGCGAAGATCACGCCGTCCGGTGTGTACCTGGAGCAGCTGGAGCGCGACCCGGCGCAGTACCTGCCGGAGGCGACCTCGGAGGACCTGTCCGACGAGGTCGTGC harbors:
- a CDS encoding fumarate hydratase gives rise to the protein MPEFHHTDVLPLGPDDTEYRELDLPPGQVIDAAGRTFLQVPPETITGLVRAAVTDIQHLLRPSHLKQLRAIVDDPEASGNDRFVATDLLRNACVSAGGVLPMCQDTGTAIVVGKKTETVLTGGDDEAAVSRGIFDAYQELNLRYSQMAPLSFWDEKNTGTNLPAQVELYAKPGRDPYYEFLVMAKGGGSANKTFLYQETKALLNPKRLAAFLDEKLRSLGTAACPPYHLAIVVGGMSAEYNLKVAKLASARYLDGLPTEGSPLGHAIRDTDLEQQVLELTRNFGIGAQFGGKYFCHDVRVIRLPRHGASLPVGVAVSCSADRQAKAKITPSGVYLEQLERDPAQYLPEATSEDLSDEVVRVDLNRPMDEIRAQLSQLPVKTRLSLTGPLVVARDIAHAKIAERLDAGEPMPQYLRDHAVYYAGPAKTPEGYASGSFGPTTAGRMDSYVKQFQEAGGSLVMLAKGNRSKQVVDSCAANGGFYLGSIGGPAARLAQDCIRKVDVLEYPELGMEAVWKIEVEDFPAFVVMDDKGNDFFAETSAPTLQVSFRT